The Candidatus Effluviviaceae Genus V sp. DNA segment CGAACGCCGCAAGCCCGCAGTCGAGGAACTCGCACCCCCAGATGGTGCCGTCGGTACCGTAGCCTGTCCCGTCGAGAGCGAGCCCGAGCACGCGCCCCTCGAAGCCGTTCTCCGCCATGACCGCCGCCGTGTGCGCGTGGTGGTGCTGGACGCCCGTGAGCGGCAGCCCCTCCCGATCCGACAGCTCCTCGGCGAAACGGGTGGCGAGGTAGTCCGGATGCAGGTCGTGCGCGATGACGTCGGGCTCGACGCGGAACCAGCGACGGAAGCGCGTCACGGTCTCCTCGTACAGGTCGAGCGTCGCGCGGTTGTCGAGGTCCCCGAGATGCGGGCTCACGTACGCGCGCCCGCTGGTCAGGAAGGTGAAGGTCGCCTTGAGCTCCGTGCCCGCGGCGAACACATCGGCGGTCGGCCACGGCACGTCGATCGGATACGGGGCGTAGCCGCGTGAGCGCCGTCCCAGCATAACGCGCCCGGCCTCGATGAACGTGACCGAGTCGTCGTTGCGGTTGACGACGCCGCGGTCGTGGTCGAGGAACGTCCGTGTCACACCCGGAAGCCGCTCCCGCGCCTCGTCCAGGTCGGCGACGATCGGCTCGCCGGGCGGGTTCGCGCTGGTCATGATGAGATGCTCGAGACCGTCCTCGAAGAGCAGCCGGTGCACCGGTGTGTAGGGGAGCATCACGCCGACGTACGCGTTCCGCGGAGCGATGCTCTCGGGGAGGCGGACCTCCGGCTCCGACCGCTTTCTCAGGAGGACGATAGGGGCCCACGGGCTCGCGAGGAGCGCCTCCTCTTCGGGCGTCGCCTCGGCGACGGCTCGAGCCGCTTCGAGCGAGCGGCACATCAGCGCGAACGGCTTCGCCGGACGGTCCTTCTTCTCCCGGAGCGCGCGGACGGTCTCCGCGTCGAGCGCGTTGGCGGCCAGATGGAACCCGCCCAGGCCCTTCACACCGACGATCGCCCCGAGCCTCAGGAGCCGGCGGGCGGCGTCGGCGGGACCGAGCGCGTCGAACCTCTCCGGAAGCCGCACGTACCGTCGTCCCGTCAGAAGCTCCGCCGGACCGCCGGCGGGCCACGGGACCACGAGCGTGAGCCCCGGGCCGCACACCGGGCAGGCGTTCGGCTGCGCGTGGAACCGCCGGTCCATCGGGTCCTCGTATTCAGCGCGGCAGTCGGGACACATCTCGAAGACGGCCATCGAGGTCGCCGGCCGGTCGTACGGCGTCCCCTGGATGATAGAGTACCGCGGACCGCAGTTCGTGCAGTTGATGAACGGGTAATGGAAGCGCCGGTCGTCCGGGTCCTCGAACTCAGCCGCGCACTCGTCGCAGACCGCGACATCCGGACAGATGAGGGTCACGGCCTCACCGGTGCGCTCGCTCGCGGCGATGACGAAGTCGTCGCCTTCGAACGACGACGGCCCGCGCTCGACAGCGTCGATGCGCGCCAGCGGCGGGGCTTCGTCCCGGAGCGACCGTTCGAAGGTCTCGAGCGCTTCCTGCGGTCCGGCGACGTCGATGAGCACGCCCTCATCGCTGTTGACGACGCGACCTGAAAGCCCCAGCCTCCGGGCCAGACGATAGACAAAGGGCCGGAACCCGACCCCCTGAACAACGCCTCTGACGGTGTAGCGAACAGCGGACATCCGTTTCCTTCCACCGGCGTTCGTGCGGACAGCGCGGGCGCCCCAAAACGGCCCCGCGGCGCCTCCCCACAGTCTATGTTCCGGAAGCGTCGATGGCAAGGCACGGGGTCGCCCCCGGTGCACGGGGCTCGGGTTCCCGCCAGACGACTGGAACATCAGGAACAGCTTCTGTATACTCCCGGAGGGGACGCCACCGTCCCCTCCGTTGTCATCTCTGGAGGACAGCCGTGACAGGAGTCCCACGAGAAATCGACGGTGCGCCCGTACCCGACGAGGTCGTCCGCGCCGCGGAGTTCCACACGCACCTCGGTCCCTTCCTGATCGTCGGGCTCAGGATGGGACACGTCATCACGCGAGCGCTGGGCCGGGAGCCCTTCACGGTACACATCCGCGCCCACACGGGCAGGAAGCCCCCGTATTCCTGCACGGCCGACGGCCTCCAGTGCTCGACGCCGTGTACGGTCGGGAACGGAGGGCTCCAGGTGACGGACCGGCGGGACATGTCGGCGGAGGGGGAATGCGACGGTCGTCGGGTCGTGGTGAAGCTCCGCTCCGAGGTCTTCGACTCCATCCGGCGTGACTGCAACGACGAGAACCAGGAGCGCTACGCGATGAGGCTGTGGGAGGCGACCGACGACGAGCTCTTCGAGATCGAGGAGGTTCGATGAGAGGCCCGGCGACCCACGACCCGGTGCCGAAACCGCACGAGCGGCGGTCGGCCGGACACCGTCCGATGACCACAGCGACGCTGACCGGCACGGCGCTCCTTCTCGCGATGGGGGTCGCGCTCCCGATCGTCTTCCACATGGTGCCCCTGGGCGGCAGGATCCTGCTGCCCATGCATCTCCCGGCGTTCCTCGCGGGGCTTCTGCTCGGCCCGTTCTCCGGACTCGTCGTAGGCGCGGGCTCGCCGGTCCTCTCGATGCTCGTCACCGGCCGGCCGCCCGTCTTCTACATGCTACCGATGCTCTTCGAGCTCGCGACCTACGGACTGGTCGCGGGTCTCCTCCGGCCGCGCTTCGAACGGCTCCTCGGCGACCCGGCGGAGGAGGTCGTCCCGGGCCGTCGTTCGCCCGCGGCGGTCGTCCTCGCGCTCCTCTGCGCCATGATCACGGGCCGCGCCGTCTGGGTGCTGGTCGTCGTCTGGCTCGCGCCGGTTCTGGGCATCGAGGCGCGGGGAGTCACGGCCGCGCTGGCCGCGCTCGGCGCCGGGTGGATCGGCATGCTCATTCAGCTCATCCTCATCCCGAGCCTCGTCGCGGCGATTGAGCGCACCCGCCGGGCGTGATACAATCGCGAGCCGTATGACCACCCCTCGGGCCGACATCCCGGCCCGGACGCCGAACACGGAAGGACGTACCATGCGCGTGCTCCTGATCCAC contains these protein-coding regions:
- the hypF gene encoding carbamoyltransferase HypF, with protein sequence MSAVRYTVRGVVQGVGFRPFVYRLARRLGLSGRVVNSDEGVLIDVAGPQEALETFERSLRDEAPPLARIDAVERGPSSFEGDDFVIAASERTGEAVTLICPDVAVCDECAAEFEDPDDRRFHYPFINCTNCGPRYSIIQGTPYDRPATSMAVFEMCPDCRAEYEDPMDRRFHAQPNACPVCGPGLTLVVPWPAGGPAELLTGRRYVRLPERFDALGPADAARRLLRLGAIVGVKGLGGFHLAANALDAETVRALREKKDRPAKPFALMCRSLEAARAVAEATPEEEALLASPWAPIVLLRKRSEPEVRLPESIAPRNAYVGVMLPYTPVHRLLFEDGLEHLIMTSANPPGEPIVADLDEARERLPGVTRTFLDHDRGVVNRNDDSVTFIEAGRVMLGRRSRGYAPYPIDVPWPTADVFAAGTELKATFTFLTSGRAYVSPHLGDLDNRATLDLYEETVTRFRRWFRVEPDVIAHDLHPDYLATRFAEELSDREGLPLTGVQHHHAHTAAVMAENGFEGRVLGLALDGTGYGTDGTIWGCEFLDCGLAAFDRAGHLGTVQLPGGDTAIRHPYRVALAHLHAAGVEDLGAVATELFPMVPENERDLVVQQTEKSVGAVRTSSAGRLFDAVSAIAGVCHEISYEAQAAIEFESLVGERAGRTYPIEFTEDGVLVVDPGPIVRGALEDRRAGVEPSTIAAVFHATVVRFCAEAAERLAAARDLDSVALSGGVFQNRFLLRELIAALEERGLTPLVHRDVPTNDGGVSLGQAVVASDRARAGRLQRG
- a CDS encoding ECF transporter S component, with protein sequence MTTATLTGTALLLAMGVALPIVFHMVPLGGRILLPMHLPAFLAGLLLGPFSGLVVGAGSPVLSMLVTGRPPVFYMLPMLFELATYGLVAGLLRPRFERLLGDPAEEVVPGRRSPAAVVLALLCAMITGRAVWVLVVVWLAPVLGIEARGVTAALAALGAGWIGMLIQLILIPSLVAAIERTRRA